The following nucleotide sequence is from Streptomyces xiamenensis.
TCAGGTGGTAGACGGCGCCGCCCGTGTCCGGTGTCAGCAGCAGGGAGCCGTCCGGGAGGGGGGCGGCGTGGCGCAGGCCCTCGGGGAGGTCCTCGGCGATCGTCTCCGCTATCGCCACCGAGCCGTGGGGCGGGGCGATGACGACCGGGGGATCCTGCGGCTGTTCCTCGCCGGGCTCGCCGTCCGGGCCTTCGCCGGGGGCCCCGTCGTCCGGTGGCGGCTCCTGGGGCGCGGGCTGGGCCCGGGCGACCTGTTCGGCCCGGTTCTGGGCCGGGCCGCCGGCGCAGGCCGTGGTCAGGGCGGCCAGGGCGAGAGCCAGGGCCGCCGCCACGGCCGGCGCACGGAGCATCGCGGCTAGACCGCCATGCCGTAGATGATGGTGAACAGGGTGCCGAGGGAGCCGATGATGAACACCCCGGTCAGTCCGGCCACGATCAGGCCCTTGCCCTGCTCGGCGCTGAAGGAGTCCCGCATCGCGGTGGATCCGATCCGCTGCTTGGCCGCCCCCCAGATCGCGATGCCCAGGCAGATCAGGATGGCGAGCGCCATGATGACCTGGACCATCGTCCGTGCCTCATCACCGACCGTGGCGAACGGGCCCCAGTCCGGGGCGATTCCGCCGATGAGTTCAGTGATGTCCTCTGAGTCCGCCGCAAGGAACATCCGGGTTCACCGCCCAACTGGCTCTGTGCTGTTCGATACTCGCTCTCCGCTTGCGATTGTGCCACGCCACACTGACCGAAGTACGTTCCATGGCGGTTGTGTTCGGGGAAACGCCGGGCAGACTGGGGGGAGATCGAGGGGAGCGGTGGCAGATGCGCAAGGTCGCGCTGGTCGGCGGGCTGGGGCTGGGGGGCCTGGCGTTGTTCGTGGCGCTGCTGGTGGTCGGGGTGTACAGCGCCGCCGCCGGGATCGTCGGCGGCGCGGGCAAGAACGGCGGGAAGCTGGCCAAGAACGCCGTGCCGGCCGCGTACGAGGATCTGGTGCAGGAGTGGGGGAACCTGTGCGACGAACTGTCGCCCGCGCTGCTCGCCGCCCAGCTCAACCAGGAAAGTGGCTGGAATCCGAGCGCCCAGTCCCACGCGGCGGCGCAGGGGATAGCGCAGTTCATCCCGGGCACCTGGGCGGTGCACGGCATCGACGCCAACGGTGACGGGGTCGCCGATGTGTGGGACCCCGAGGACGCCATCCCGTCGGCCGCCACCTACAACTGCTCGCTGGCCTCCTACGTGCGCGATGTGCCCGGGGACCCGGTGGAGAACATGCTCGCCGCCTACAACGCCGGCCCGTACGCGGTGATCCAGTACGGCGGCGTGCCCCCGTACACCGAGACGCAGAACTACGTGCGGATCATCCGCGCCGCCGAGGAGAGCTTCGCGGCGCCGCCGGAGGACCAGCGGCGGCTCGCGCCGTCCGAGCTGGCGGCCGGGGCGGTGCACTTCGCGCAGGAGCAGCTCGGCACCCCCTATCTGTGGGGCGGCAACGGCACCCCGGAGCACGACGGGCGGTTCGACTGCTCGGGGCTGACGAAGGCGGCCTACGAGGCGGTGGGGATCGAGCTGCCGCGGGTGGCCAACGACCAGTGGGCCAGCGGCCCGCATCCGGAACGCGACGAGCTGTTGCCGGGTGACCTGGTGTTCTTCGCCAACGACCTGACGGACTCGCGCAGCATCCACCATGTGGGGATCTATGTGGGCGGCGGCTACATGATCGACGCCCCGTACACTGGCGCCGAGATCCGCTTCGACCCCATCGATTCGGCCGATTATTTCGGCGCGACGCGGCCCACGGCCGGGTAGTAGTCTTACCGTCGCGCTCCGTCACACCACGGGCGTCTCTCTTCGGTAACGCTGTGGTGCTCTTTCGGGGACATCGGAACTCCAGGCGCGGAACATGCCGTTTCCTGGACGGGTACGCGGGCTCTCCCCTCCACCCCACGACGACATCATGAAGGGGCCGTAACGGCACATGGCTGGACTCGACAACCCCGACATCGATGTCGATCTTCTCTACAAGATCAACGGCTATGCCGACAGCCTGCCCGGCTGGGTGTCCGACGCCGTGACCTTCCTGGTGGAGTACGGCTTCGCCATCGGCCTGGTGCTCGCGGTGCTGGGCACCTGGTTCCTGGTGCGGTCCAGGGCCGGCTCCGCGCAGGCGGTGGCCGGGGTCTCCTGGGCGCTGGGCGCGGCCGGGGTCTCCTGGCTGATCAACCAGCCGATCAGCAGTTTCGTGGCGCGGCCGAGGCCGTTCATCGACCATCCGGACCTGCATGTGCTGGTCGAGGGCAAGACGGGCTGGTCGTTCGTCAGTGACCACTCCGCCGGCGCCATGGCGATCGCCGTGGGGCTGCTGCTGGTGCACCGCAAGATCGGGATCGCCGCGATCGTGCTGGCCTTCGTCCAGGGCTTCGGCCGGGTCTTCACCGCCGTCCACTACCCCACCGATGTGCTGGCCGGTTTCGCGCTGGCCACGGCGGTGGCGCTGCTGCTGTCGCCGCTGGCGCTGTACGCGCTGACCCCGCTGGTGCGGGTGCTGGCCGGTACCAGGCTGCTCGGCTGGATCGCGGTCGGCGAGGACGTACGACCGGACCGGGACCGGGACCGGGAACAGGGGAGCGCCGACGGTGCCGACGGTTCCGGTGGCGAGCAGGGCGGGGACGACGGGGGCGGCAGGCACCGGGCGCGGGCCCGGCGCGGGGTGACCGCCGCCTAGCCAGGGCTTTTCCGTCCGCTGCCGAAGGTTTTCGACGGCCCGTTCCGCCTGATCTCTCAGGCGGAACGGGCCGTCGCCGTGTGGGCGGCGGCCTCGTCGCGTGCCAGCGGCCGGGAGCGCCGGGCCGGGCCGTACCAGCCGCAGCTGCATCGGGGGGCGACGAACGGTCCGCGTTCGTTCAGGGTGACCTCGTGCCGGACCTGATCGTTCTGGCTCGCTTCGTGCACCTTCCCACGGTAACGAGTGGCCGTCCGCGTCGTTAGGCAGGCCATGGTGGGCAGAATCGCCTCGCTGGCCGCCCTGCTGCTCGCGGTCTGCGGGTGCACGGGGACGGGTGAGGCGGCGGAGGAAGACGCCGGGACGCGGCAGGCCCGGGAGACGGTGCGGCAGCTGCCGGAGGTGCTGGCGGGCGCGGGCAGCTCGCTGGTGGCGACGGCGATGGAGATGACCTCGGGCGGTACCCGGGTGACCATCCGCGGCGAGGGCGGCTATGACTTCGTGACGCGCTCCGGTGAACTGCGGGTGACGCTGCCGCTGGAGATTCCGGCCGGTGCGGTGCCTCCGGTGACGGAGGTGTTCACCCCGGGCGCGCTGTACATGAAGAACCGGGGCGCCGGGGTGCCGGCCGACAAGTGGGTGCGGGTCGATGTCACCACGCTCACGGACGGCAATCTGGTGGCCAACGGCGCCACGGATCCGCTGCTGGCGGCCGAGCTGCTGCGCGGGGTGGTGAGCGTGCGGGAGCTGCCGGAGCTGGAGCTGAACGGTGAGTGGGTGCGGCACCTGCGGGGGGTGACGGATCTGGTGGTGGCCGCGCGGGAGGCGTCGGGCCCTGCGGGCGAGCAGCTGGTGGCCGCGCTGGCGGGGTTCGCGGACCCGGTGGTGCCGTTCGACGCGTATCTGGGCGCGGACGGGCTGCCGCGCAAGATCCGGCATCAGTTCAGTCTGGGGAGCGAGCGGGGCCCGGCGGGGGTCGATGTGGCGTCAACGGTGGAGTTCTCCGGCTTCGGGACGCCGGTGACGGTGTACCTGCCGGTGCCGGAGGACCTCTACACGGGCGCGGTGGGCTGAGCGGAGCCCGTCGGGGCCGGCCCGGACGCGGGGTCCCGGGCCGGTGAAGGAGCCGGCCCAGGACCCCGCCGGGCCGGGGCAAGGGCCCGCGAAGGTGAACGGCGCCGCCGCCGAGGGTGACGTACGGGAGCTACGGGGCGGGTACGGGCGTACCGTGCGGCGCGCGGCCGGGAGCGGCGCCGCCGGTGGCGCCGCGGTCCGGTGTCAGGTGCGCAGCAGACGGGCGATCGCGGCGGTGGCCTCCTCGACCTTGGCGTCGATCTCGGGCCCGCCCTCCTGGGCGGCGTGCGCCACGCAGTGCCGCAGATGCTCCTCCAGCAGCTGGAGCGCGAAGGACTGGAGCGCCTTGGTGGAGGCGGAGACCTGCGTCAGTATGTCGATGCAGTAGACGTCCTCGTCGACCATCCGCTGCAGGCCGCGGATCTGGCCCTCGATGCGGCGCAGCCGTTTGAGGTGGGCGTCCTTGTCCTTGCTGTAGCCATGGGGACCCACGGTGGCCGGTACGGGCGTCTCCTCGGTCGTGGTCATGATCGTCCTTCCCTGCGGCCGTATACCCCCGATGGGTATAGCGTAACGAATGCGCCGTCTGCCTGGC
It contains:
- a CDS encoding C40 family peptidase yields the protein MRKVALVGGLGLGGLALFVALLVVGVYSAAAGIVGGAGKNGGKLAKNAVPAAYEDLVQEWGNLCDELSPALLAAQLNQESGWNPSAQSHAAAQGIAQFIPGTWAVHGIDANGDGVADVWDPEDAIPSAATYNCSLASYVRDVPGDPVENMLAAYNAGPYAVIQYGGVPPYTETQNYVRIIRAAEESFAAPPEDQRRLAPSELAAGAVHFAQEQLGTPYLWGGNGTPEHDGRFDCSGLTKAAYEAVGIELPRVANDQWASGPHPERDELLPGDLVFFANDLTDSRSIHHVGIYVGGGYMIDAPYTGAEIRFDPIDSADYFGATRPTAG
- a CDS encoding phosphatase PAP2 family protein; translated protein: MAGLDNPDIDVDLLYKINGYADSLPGWVSDAVTFLVEYGFAIGLVLAVLGTWFLVRSRAGSAQAVAGVSWALGAAGVSWLINQPISSFVARPRPFIDHPDLHVLVEGKTGWSFVSDHSAGAMAIAVGLLLVHRKIGIAAIVLAFVQGFGRVFTAVHYPTDVLAGFALATAVALLLSPLALYALTPLVRVLAGTRLLGWIAVGEDVRPDRDRDREQGSADGADGSGGEQGGDDGGGRHRARARRGVTAA
- a CDS encoding metal-sensitive transcriptional regulator is translated as MTTTEETPVPATVGPHGYSKDKDAHLKRLRRIEGQIRGLQRMVDEDVYCIDILTQVSASTKALQSFALQLLEEHLRHCVAHAAQEGGPEIDAKVEEATAAIARLLRT